A region from the Lentimonas sp. CC4 genome encodes:
- a CDS encoding DEAD/DEAH box helicase gives MNSDALRVFEDLPVEAFRRVADPTYLQQGLAYFRTHAVKNLRWDSVSREMVATIWGSRSKPYRVDLWGESGNLEHRCDCPAWENLGQCKHCVAAAAALYSAIHEKSFEGISMPDTYIRELRRQLGYVSLEDAPTVSHAQVAKVTTVKNTLLLTVKPSTGDIAFKILGQLPGGFLSAVASISEGDATARRLAREFSLQDVEAELPLLLSEANEHGVEVLIEVGQVRKPLKIGEGTLQPQYVLNICDDEVVAKMIGQSDTGERLEILGALGNTYWGVAEDGTLYDLGDNSAVEYYHLFSARHDSVRSDGLLPSPLSIDDFSMHATVLPFEQAWVAGAQLRFACEGEDSTIIHVEEKDVRLAVNMTAGPNARTAALGFAIEVRGHRISLLPLIQHILQPVLEQRGDFFNAKSRVRALMDTLRQYVAADAEGRLRIRARVSGEIPEFFGAYQESIVLKIFSGLDQVLSAEADGYRVLGVDSATAEWVSYPIPIQRLAMSIFSFFEPETRDDIRLLEKGHFSVEGTGARETMLQRASLVSRTMQVDFKYENQSVRSAPVKVELTSELERKSDIDWFALHPSIQCNDRQLSGAEWQLLVRGELLLRDDEGNWIIPDLGVDEEASMHLLAEMFAKKDRARVSKRGEHVEEAIQISRLEMLDWLSMRRSGLKITLPPEAEELFQSLRDFEQLAPFTLPKGFNADLRPYQNEGCAWIEFLYQHRFGACLADDMGLGKTVQTIGFIAERLQTDLKDKTGAILIVLPPSLVFNWLDEFERFAPDIRVQDCLTRGSLGSALETAEVILTTYDRVRVEVAAYEAHHFDVVVFDEAHSLKNVTAARTKAAARVTRRFTLCLTGTPVENNISEFYSVLSTSVPGIFGTLKHFKEAFRRDPERLLGRAKPFILRRTKDKILKELPRKEEHELFLEMSPMQKEMYARTVAEVREEVAEAFEDRPGQQAGIVALAAILRLRQVCVSPELLNKPLKELSPKFAYMADKLEELESEGNAALVFSQFRGALDQMEKVAKQAGVRYLRMDGHTPMAKRKKLVQEFQSEDGPSFFFISLKTGGVGLNLTRANYVFHVDPWWNPAVENQASDRAHRIGQKRSVFVQRLVMKHTIEERMLDLKARKAELFRQLVDEPSAQSSHSGLSRTDFEFLING, from the coding sequence ATGAATAGTGATGCACTCAGAGTCTTTGAAGATCTACCCGTTGAAGCATTTCGACGCGTGGCAGATCCTACGTATTTACAACAAGGCCTAGCGTATTTTAGAACGCATGCGGTTAAGAATTTGCGTTGGGATTCAGTCTCTCGTGAGATGGTTGCAACGATCTGGGGCAGTCGCAGTAAGCCCTATCGGGTCGATCTTTGGGGCGAGTCTGGCAATTTAGAGCATCGTTGTGATTGCCCTGCGTGGGAAAATCTAGGCCAGTGTAAACACTGCGTTGCTGCAGCAGCTGCCTTGTATAGTGCGATACATGAGAAGAGTTTCGAAGGTATCAGCATGCCGGATACGTATATTCGGGAGCTTCGTCGTCAACTTGGCTACGTATCGCTAGAAGATGCTCCAACTGTGAGTCATGCTCAAGTCGCCAAAGTGACAACGGTCAAAAATACTCTGCTATTAACGGTTAAGCCTAGCACCGGGGATATTGCGTTTAAAATTCTGGGGCAATTGCCAGGTGGTTTCCTAAGTGCGGTCGCTTCCATCTCCGAAGGTGATGCGACTGCCCGAAGATTGGCTCGAGAATTTAGCTTACAGGATGTAGAGGCGGAATTACCACTCTTACTATCTGAAGCGAACGAACATGGCGTCGAAGTATTGATCGAAGTCGGTCAGGTTCGTAAGCCGCTGAAAATAGGTGAGGGCACGTTGCAACCGCAATATGTGCTCAACATTTGTGATGATGAAGTCGTCGCTAAAATGATTGGCCAATCTGATACTGGTGAGCGGCTTGAGATCCTTGGGGCACTCGGCAATACATATTGGGGCGTAGCAGAAGACGGCACCTTGTATGATTTAGGGGATAATTCCGCTGTTGAATATTATCACTTGTTTAGTGCACGTCATGACTCTGTCCGCAGCGATGGACTGCTGCCATCACCCTTGTCGATCGATGATTTTAGTATGCACGCCACTGTGCTGCCTTTCGAACAGGCATGGGTTGCTGGAGCTCAATTGCGATTTGCGTGCGAGGGTGAAGACTCCACAATTATTCATGTCGAAGAGAAAGACGTCAGGCTGGCTGTCAATATGACTGCTGGCCCTAATGCTCGAACTGCAGCGCTCGGATTTGCAATCGAGGTTCGCGGGCACCGCATCTCGCTCTTGCCGCTCATTCAGCATATTTTGCAGCCCGTTCTTGAACAGCGTGGTGATTTCTTTAATGCCAAATCGCGTGTTCGTGCGTTGATGGATACTTTACGCCAATACGTTGCAGCAGATGCAGAAGGCCGTCTACGCATTCGAGCACGCGTGTCGGGTGAGATTCCAGAGTTCTTTGGCGCCTATCAGGAAAGCATCGTATTAAAGATATTCAGTGGCTTAGATCAGGTGCTGAGCGCTGAAGCCGACGGCTATCGAGTCCTCGGGGTTGATTCAGCGACTGCGGAATGGGTGAGTTATCCGATCCCCATTCAGCGTCTCGCGATGTCGATTTTTAGCTTTTTTGAGCCTGAAACTCGCGATGATATTCGCTTGTTAGAGAAGGGACACTTCTCAGTCGAGGGCACCGGTGCGCGTGAGACGATGCTGCAGCGCGCGTCGTTGGTGTCGCGAACCATGCAGGTTGATTTTAAATATGAGAATCAGTCGGTTCGATCCGCGCCTGTTAAGGTGGAATTGACCAGTGAGTTGGAGCGCAAGAGTGATATCGACTGGTTTGCACTACACCCATCCATTCAATGCAATGATCGACAATTATCAGGAGCCGAGTGGCAATTGTTGGTTAGAGGAGAGCTATTACTCCGAGATGACGAGGGTAATTGGATTATCCCAGATTTAGGCGTCGATGAAGAGGCAAGCATGCACTTGCTTGCTGAGATGTTTGCTAAAAAGGATCGCGCTCGTGTTTCGAAGCGCGGTGAGCATGTCGAGGAGGCGATTCAAATCTCTCGATTAGAAATGTTGGATTGGCTCTCGATGCGTCGTAGCGGTTTAAAGATCACACTGCCACCAGAGGCCGAAGAACTGTTTCAAAGTCTGCGAGACTTTGAGCAACTTGCCCCCTTTACGCTTCCAAAGGGCTTTAATGCGGATCTACGCCCGTATCAAAATGAAGGCTGCGCGTGGATTGAGTTCCTCTATCAGCATCGTTTCGGAGCATGCCTCGCCGATGACATGGGACTCGGTAAGACAGTGCAAACCATCGGGTTTATTGCAGAACGCTTGCAGACAGACCTCAAGGATAAGACTGGCGCCATACTGATCGTGTTGCCGCCGAGCCTTGTGTTTAATTGGTTGGATGAATTTGAGCGTTTCGCGCCTGACATCAGGGTGCAGGATTGTTTGACGAGAGGTAGTTTAGGATCCGCGCTTGAAACCGCGGAAGTGATTCTGACTACTTATGATCGTGTTCGAGTCGAAGTCGCCGCCTACGAAGCGCATCACTTCGATGTCGTTGTGTTTGATGAGGCTCATAGCTTGAAGAATGTAACAGCTGCACGCACCAAAGCCGCTGCTCGTGTGACGCGGCGCTTCACGCTCTGCCTCACTGGCACGCCCGTTGAGAATAATATCAGCGAATTTTACTCGGTGCTGTCGACCTCGGTGCCGGGCATTTTTGGCACTCTCAAGCACTTTAAGGAAGCTTTTCGAAGAGACCCTGAGCGCCTGCTCGGTCGTGCTAAGCCTTTTATCTTGCGCCGAACGAAGGACAAGATTCTCAAAGAATTACCACGTAAGGAGGAGCACGAATTATTCCTCGAAATGTCTCCTATGCAGAAAGAGATGTATGCGCGCACTGTTGCGGAGGTGCGTGAGGAAGTGGCCGAAGCTTTTGAGGATCGTCCCGGTCAGCAAGCAGGCATCGTGGCACTCGCGGCCATCTTACGCTTACGCCAAGTTTGCGTCAGTCCCGAGTTGCTAAATAAGCCACTCAAAGAACTCTCACCGAAATTTGCCTATATGGCCGATAAGCTCGAAGAGCTGGAGTCCGAAGGCAACGCCGCGCTCGTCTTCTCGCAGTTTCGCGGTGCGTTGGATCAGATGGAGAAAGTCGCGAAGCAGGCTGGTGTGCGTTACCTGCGCATGGATGGCCATACGCCGATGGCCAAGCGCAAGAAGCTCGTGCAGGAGTTCCAGTCCGAGGACGGCCCTTCGTTTTTCTTTATTAGTCTCAAGACCGGTGGCGTCGGTCTGAATTTAACCCGTGCTAACTACGTGTTTCATGTCGATCCATGGTGGAACCCTGCAGTTGAAAATCAAGCGAGCGACCGTGCCCACCGTATCGGTCAAAAGCGCTCCGTATTTGTGCAACGACTCGTCATGAAGCATACCATCGAAGAACGCATGCTGGATCTAAAAGCTCGCAAGGCGGAGTTGTTTAGGCAGCTAGTCGATGAGCCAAGTGCACAATCCTCACATAGTGGTCTTTCGCGAACCGATTTCGAATTCCTGATTAACGGTTAG
- a CDS encoding right-handed parallel beta-helix repeat-containing protein: MFKVTGHHSTYDFTGVTINFDTDLLKAFGREDVHQLQILGNYNVLKNLKMVDVGSRTDRPTWRATNVVLDGSYNRIEGFHMTVKGSRPYGYGDAFGKGGNYVIKHFKHCGILIRGESNHVKACTMMHMAYGHAIYMQAANNALIEDCYVEGEIRSTDDMLAERGSGSPADKVDFKTVWGYPLPAGFMMSLQEGVIRAYNGGHTVIDGKAYERSTTHVTVVNCTIKNMRTGITLTHAKGKKLVRGSTTIGCERGFCIGSGDIINCRGDARYGPVFGIDYESNRNCRADITILSNDESYNGNSQLAYIIGNGHYITFRGSAMDRIKHSQLISLVNTMWFVVVMHPLKQQAM, from the coding sequence TTGTTCAAAGTCACGGGGCATCACAGCACCTATGATTTTACAGGCGTCACGATCAACTTTGATACCGATCTGCTGAAAGCATTTGGCCGTGAAGATGTGCACCAATTGCAGATCCTCGGTAATTACAATGTCTTAAAGAACCTCAAGATGGTCGATGTCGGTTCTAGGACAGATCGGCCGACATGGCGGGCAACTAATGTGGTGCTGGATGGTTCGTATAATCGTATTGAAGGCTTCCATATGACTGTCAAAGGCTCACGGCCCTACGGGTATGGCGATGCATTCGGCAAAGGCGGGAACTATGTGATCAAGCATTTTAAGCATTGCGGCATATTGATCCGAGGGGAGTCGAATCATGTCAAGGCGTGCACCATGATGCACATGGCCTATGGCCACGCTATCTACATGCAGGCAGCAAATAATGCGCTGATCGAGGATTGTTACGTCGAAGGTGAAATTCGCTCAACGGATGATATGTTGGCGGAGCGGGGCAGTGGTTCACCCGCTGACAAAGTGGACTTTAAAACCGTCTGGGGATATCCGCTTCCAGCAGGTTTTATGATGAGTCTTCAAGAGGGTGTCATTCGAGCCTACAACGGTGGTCACACGGTGATCGATGGTAAAGCATACGAGCGAAGCACAACCCATGTGACTGTAGTCAATTGCACGATCAAGAATATGAGAACTGGCATCACCCTGACACATGCTAAAGGCAAAAAACTCGTTCGAGGTTCAACTACGATAGGTTGCGAACGTGGGTTCTGTATCGGGTCTGGGGACATTATCAACTGTCGTGGCGATGCCCGCTATGGGCCAGTGTTTGGTATTGATTATGAGTCCAACCGAAATTGCAGGGCAGACATCACCATCTTGTCCAATGACGAGTCCTATAATGGAAATAGTCAATTGGCGTATATTATAGGCAACGGGCATTACATTACCTTTAGAGGATCTGCAATGGATCGAATCAAGCACTCACAATTGATATCGCTGGTCAATACGATGTGGTTCGTAGTCGTGATGCACCCGTTAAAGCAGCAAGCCATGTAG
- a CDS encoding HU family DNA-binding protein, protein MTKNELVEALQKELGLESKAAAGRTLDAVGAVYLKALKKAAKAIKKPKKGEAAVKPAVVAALPGVGNFYVGASAPRKARNPLDGSSVNVKAKRKISFKAAPSISAKL, encoded by the coding sequence ATGACAAAAAACGAACTCGTTGAAGCGCTCCAGAAGGAGCTTGGTCTAGAAAGCAAAGCAGCAGCAGGGCGCACACTTGATGCTGTCGGAGCTGTTTATTTGAAAGCACTTAAAAAGGCTGCCAAAGCAATCAAGAAACCGAAAAAGGGTGAAGCTGCTGTTAAGCCTGCTGTCGTCGCTGCACTACCAGGTGTTGGTAATTTCTACGTAGGTGCATCTGCTCCACGTAAGGCTCGTAACCCTCTCGATGGCTCATCTGTGAATGTAAAGGCTAAGCGTAAGATCTCTTTCAAGGCGGCTCCATCCATTTCTGCTAAGCTCTAA
- a CDS encoding SulP family inorganic anion transporter yields MGFTLFSNVTSAFKASGLRLFPLKDVLKNYTLAKAKADSRAAVNVALLDFPQAMAYALIAGLPVQLGIYCSALSSITGPMLASSRFVMLGPTNATAVMLLSAFLTLGYDQAQAVAALPVLLLMVAGFMILGAFCKVASIVQYVSRSVVTGYITAAACLIIVNQLKTVCGLDVPRAGTFLASLIIIIKSIQLSQWTSILVAGITLAIYLPLKRYGKALPTVALTLALIAVITEFVLKPLAITVPMLGGVSFSSWPLTLPSATLTDLPILANTALAIAFLSLLESASIAKTLAAQAGDRIDLNQQMLSMGAANAVGAFGSGMSVSGSLTRSVLNFNSGAKTSMSSMISGMIMVAGLILLGPAIAYIPKPALAALVITVGFSLINKEHIRLFVKTTKSDASVFFITLGSGLVLSLDTAIYIGTAASIVLFIRKAARPQLKEIAFDEKGALVEKELTPPEQRRPSIAIVHIDGDMFFASCDTLLDQMRNLVEHPEMRIIILRTRNAHALDGTAAMAIRDLIRFARSRGRDIIVSGAHQEVESVFRNSGLLDELGEKNFYRWNENQPNLSTKYALKRAQEILGQESANITIYASEKKQ; encoded by the coding sequence ATGGGGTTCACACTATTTTCAAATGTAACATCGGCATTTAAGGCCAGCGGGCTACGTCTCTTTCCGCTTAAAGACGTCCTAAAAAACTACACCTTGGCCAAGGCCAAGGCAGACTCGCGCGCCGCCGTTAACGTCGCCCTGCTCGACTTCCCACAGGCGATGGCCTACGCGCTGATCGCAGGCCTACCCGTGCAACTCGGCATCTATTGCTCGGCGCTCTCCTCGATCACCGGCCCCATGCTCGCCAGCTCACGCTTTGTGATGCTTGGCCCGACCAACGCGACCGCAGTCATGTTGCTCAGCGCATTTCTAACGCTCGGTTACGATCAGGCACAAGCGGTGGCCGCCCTCCCAGTGCTGCTGCTCATGGTCGCAGGCTTCATGATTCTCGGGGCGTTTTGCAAAGTCGCCAGCATCGTGCAATACGTATCCCGTTCGGTCGTTACCGGCTACATCACAGCTGCGGCCTGCTTAATCATAGTCAACCAACTCAAGACCGTCTGTGGCCTTGATGTTCCACGGGCTGGCACCTTTCTCGCCTCGCTGATCATTATTATAAAATCCATTCAACTCAGCCAATGGACTTCCATACTCGTTGCTGGCATTACACTTGCCATCTACTTACCACTCAAGCGCTATGGTAAAGCACTGCCAACCGTCGCACTCACACTCGCACTGATTGCGGTGATCACAGAGTTCGTCCTAAAGCCACTTGCAATCACAGTGCCCATGCTTGGCGGCGTCTCCTTCAGCTCATGGCCGCTGACTCTCCCCTCCGCGACACTCACGGATCTGCCAATATTAGCAAATACTGCGTTGGCCATTGCCTTCCTCTCCTTATTGGAGAGCGCCTCCATCGCCAAGACCCTCGCCGCACAAGCGGGTGATCGCATTGATCTAAATCAACAAATGCTCAGTATGGGGGCCGCCAATGCCGTCGGCGCATTCGGCTCAGGCATGTCCGTGTCCGGTTCGCTCACACGCTCGGTTCTCAATTTCAATAGCGGCGCAAAAACTTCCATGTCCAGTATGATTAGCGGCATGATAATGGTCGCTGGCTTAATCCTGCTCGGCCCCGCCATCGCCTACATACCAAAGCCCGCGCTTGCAGCGCTCGTCATCACCGTCGGCTTCTCGCTCATCAACAAAGAGCACATTCGACTCTTCGTAAAAACAACCAAGAGCGATGCCAGCGTATTCTTCATTACCCTTGGTAGCGGACTCGTGCTCTCGCTCGACACTGCCATCTACATCGGCACCGCCGCGTCCATCGTGCTATTCATTCGTAAGGCCGCACGTCCACAGCTCAAAGAAATCGCCTTTGACGAGAAAGGCGCACTGGTCGAAAAAGAACTCACACCACCCGAGCAACGCCGCCCGAGCATCGCAATTGTGCACATCGACGGCGACATGTTCTTCGCCTCGTGCGATACGCTGCTAGATCAAATGCGCAATCTCGTCGAACACCCAGAGATGCGTATCATCATCCTACGCACTCGCAACGCGCACGCACTAGACGGCACCGCCGCCATGGCGATTCGAGACCTCATTCGCTTCGCGCGCTCCAGAGGCCGGGACATCATTGTCAGTGGCGCACACCAAGAAGTCGAAAGTGTCTTCCGCAACTCAGGCCTGTTAGACGAGCTCGGCGAAAAAAACTTCTATCGCTGGAATGAAAACCAACCAAACCTATCCACCAAGTATGCGCTCAAACGTGCACAAGAGATCCTCGGTCAGGAAAGCGCAAACATCACTATCTACGCCAGTGAGAAGAAACAGTAG
- a CDS encoding type I phosphomannose isomerase catalytic subunit, producing MKHILLSPIYQERVWGGRSLSHKLNRTLPENKVIGESWEIVDRPEAQSTTSQGQTIRELISADPESIMGAGWPAERPFPILVKWLDCQEKLSLQVHPPADIAQKLNGEPKTECWYIADAEPHATLIAGLKNGVTREDFEAGLANNTLESLVHTISVKAGESIFIPSGRIHAIGGGNLILEIQQNSDTTYRVYDWGRVGLDGSPRDLHIEESLKSSDFNDFEPDTIKPNGGSQTLAESDVFDLRKVCLKAGETLSFDATQPRILSVLIGALKETTDGAELQRGDNALLPASQQFAYNALQDTEVLITENFNQ from the coding sequence ATGAAACACATACTGCTTAGCCCAATCTACCAAGAACGCGTATGGGGGGGCCGTAGCCTCAGCCACAAGCTCAACCGCACCTTGCCAGAGAATAAAGTGATCGGTGAAAGCTGGGAGATCGTCGATCGCCCCGAAGCACAGTCCACAACCAGCCAAGGCCAAACGATCCGCGAACTCATCAGCGCCGACCCCGAAAGCATCATGGGTGCGGGATGGCCTGCCGAGCGTCCATTCCCAATTCTGGTTAAGTGGCTCGATTGCCAAGAGAAACTAAGCCTCCAAGTTCACCCACCCGCCGACATCGCACAAAAACTGAATGGCGAGCCGAAGACAGAGTGCTGGTATATCGCCGATGCCGAACCGCACGCTACATTAATAGCTGGCCTCAAAAACGGCGTCACACGTGAAGACTTCGAAGCGGGTCTGGCCAACAACACACTCGAATCACTGGTGCATACCATATCGGTGAAAGCGGGTGAATCGATCTTCATCCCGAGCGGCCGTATTCACGCAATCGGCGGCGGCAATCTCATCCTCGAGATTCAGCAAAACTCCGACACCACCTACCGTGTTTACGACTGGGGACGCGTCGGACTCGATGGCTCACCACGCGACTTACACATCGAGGAGTCGCTGAAGAGTTCAGATTTTAACGACTTCGAACCCGACACGATAAAGCCTAATGGAGGCTCACAAACACTCGCCGAAAGTGACGTGTTCGACCTACGCAAAGTATGCCTCAAGGCGGGAGAAACACTGAGCTTCGACGCAACACAGCCGCGCATCTTAAGTGTCCTGATCGGTGCACTCAAAGAAACTACTGACGGCGCTGAACTCCAGCGGGGAGATAATGCACTCTTGCCAGCGTCACAACAATTTGCATATAACGCTCTCCAAGATACGGAAGTGCTCATCACTGAAAACTTCAATCAATAA
- a CDS encoding radical SAM protein, which yields MTPDPQNTPSVREGVHVIAKAIGPICNLDCKYCFYLEKEQFDPENEKWRMSDEKLETFIRDYIAAQPSKDVSFVFRGGEPTLLGVDHFRKVVEFQKKHANGKTIETAFQTNGTLLDDECGLNYPCPSYKKSFNLIDPSMKIMSEQRRNTKQSP from the coding sequence ATGACACCAGATCCACAGAACACACCCAGCGTTAGAGAGGGGGTTCACGTCATAGCCAAAGCCATTGGACCGATCTGCAATCTAGATTGTAAATATTGCTTCTATTTGGAGAAGGAGCAGTTCGATCCGGAAAATGAAAAGTGGAGAATGTCCGACGAAAAGTTAGAGACATTTATTCGCGACTACATCGCCGCGCAGCCCAGCAAAGATGTTAGCTTCGTCTTTCGAGGCGGAGAACCGACACTTTTGGGAGTCGACCACTTCCGAAAGGTAGTCGAATTCCAAAAGAAGCACGCCAACGGCAAAACAATTGAGACCGCGTTTCAGACCAATGGCACTCTACTCGATGACGAATGTGGGCTCAATTATCCGTGCCCCTCATACAAGAAATCCTTTAATCTCATCGACCCCTCGATGAAGATTATGTCAGAGCAACGAAGAAATACAAAACAATCACCCTAA
- a CDS encoding DUF3106 domain-containing protein: MKATQLLPLLLSALITATSSFAQDTAPEKKPERPSQRQSRDAGPGKTKGGGESRLLLHLLEMDDAQLASIRQTVERIEKMPPEERQKMRERIGKMRDMPPEKVEAMREKFKAIPQEQREAMRERWMSMTHEERNEWRDKLKRMSREDRNAVFEEQGFLAPPTIRDKNGSRAQNGKDSKKQHQRGPKPDPTEEIEEN, encoded by the coding sequence ATGAAAGCAACACAACTATTACCACTCCTACTCAGTGCGCTGATCACGGCAACCAGTAGCTTTGCTCAAGACACAGCACCAGAGAAAAAGCCAGAGCGCCCAAGCCAACGTCAAAGCAGAGATGCAGGACCAGGCAAAACAAAAGGCGGCGGCGAAAGTCGTCTCCTGCTGCACCTACTTGAAATGGATGACGCGCAGCTCGCAAGTATTCGTCAAACCGTCGAGCGTATCGAGAAAATGCCTCCAGAAGAAAGGCAGAAGATGCGTGAGCGGATCGGGAAGATGCGCGACATGCCTCCAGAAAAAGTCGAAGCGATGAGAGAAAAGTTCAAAGCCATTCCACAAGAGCAACGCGAAGCAATGCGTGAGCGCTGGATGAGCATGACCCATGAAGAGCGCAACGAATGGCGTGACAAACTCAAAAGAATGTCACGAGAAGACCGCAACGCTGTATTTGAAGAGCAAGGATTCCTAGCACCACCCACGATCCGTGATAAAAATGGCTCGCGTGCACAAAACGGAAAAGACTCCAAGAAGCAGCATCAGCGCGGCCCAAAGCCCGACCCGACGGAAGAAATCGAAGAAAATTAA
- a CDS encoding sigma-70 family RNA polymerase sigma factor produces MITHEQTTTGVWSTSPTAPAGIMERAPQTTTPTPIVEDIDSACLRALAEGDRSAFASLVERWQTRLINFFYRSTHNRADAEDLAQETFLELYRAASRYTARGTFNAFIFTLARRRLIDSYRKSSRRPLDFIDPTDFVMQQQAEANDNTREIEEAFHRALTALPENQRSAILLLQQQGLAYEEIAESLNASLSSVKTWIHRARTHLREELKDFA; encoded by the coding sequence ATGATTACACACGAACAGACCACGACAGGAGTTTGGAGCACATCTCCAACCGCGCCAGCTGGTATTATGGAGAGAGCACCCCAAACCACTACCCCCACGCCGATCGTTGAAGATATTGACAGTGCCTGCCTACGTGCCCTCGCTGAAGGTGATCGCAGCGCTTTCGCCAGCCTCGTCGAGCGCTGGCAGACTCGGCTGATTAATTTCTTTTACCGGTCAACACACAATCGCGCAGATGCCGAAGACCTCGCCCAAGAGACTTTTCTCGAACTCTATCGTGCCGCCTCACGCTATACCGCGCGCGGCACCTTCAACGCCTTCATATTTACCCTCGCCCGTCGCCGGCTAATTGATAGCTATCGCAAAAGCTCAAGACGCCCACTCGATTTCATCGACCCCACCGACTTCGTCATGCAGCAGCAAGCCGAAGCGAACGACAACACACGCGAAATCGAAGAAGCCTTTCATCGCGCACTGACCGCACTCCCCGAGAATCAACGTAGTGCGATCCTCTTACTACAACAACAAGGCCTCGCCTACGAGGAAATCGCAGAATCCCTCAATGCCAGCCTCAGCTCAGTCAAAACCTGGATACACCGAGCACGCACACACCTGCGCGAAGAACTCAAAGACTTCGCTTAA
- a CDS encoding ribonucleotide-diphosphate reductase subunit beta, with protein sequence MEKSYTIGDKTFVLDQAKAEEAFNAKKIINGKDTMFFNILPLKYTWAYDLYKTMKNNHWEPEDIPMQKDVELWRSAELSDAERWIIKMAIGYFSAAEGIVGDNIQHVTRELVTAPELKLLLGRHAHEENIHADSLVYMISSLGINPHECEAMFEDIPTIKRKTDFVVTNSRGLRRDMDLTTTKDKQAFTKNLFLFGQCMEGTQFYGLFGMVLSLYRQNKFPGIGQMFRYTLRDESNHIEVFRNLIMDLVEENEDVWTPEFKEELRDLMREAISLEKDFIRDCLPVNSVGLSADEFCQYCDYIADRRLEDVGLEPLSPGAENPFPWLAEMMDIKKEQNFFEGRVTEYQKASALGQFDDDDL encoded by the coding sequence ATGGAAAAATCCTATACAATCGGCGATAAAACCTTCGTTCTTGACCAAGCGAAAGCAGAAGAGGCATTCAACGCGAAAAAGATCATTAATGGTAAAGACACGATGTTCTTTAACATTTTGCCGCTCAAATATACATGGGCCTACGATCTCTATAAGACCATGAAGAACAATCATTGGGAGCCGGAAGATATCCCAATGCAGAAGGATGTAGAGCTTTGGCGCAGTGCTGAGCTTTCTGATGCCGAGCGTTGGATTATTAAGATGGCGATCGGTTATTTCTCTGCGGCGGAAGGCATTGTAGGTGACAATATCCAGCATGTGACCCGTGAGCTTGTCACAGCACCAGAGCTAAAGCTTCTCCTCGGTCGCCACGCTCACGAAGAGAATATCCACGCTGATTCCTTGGTTTACATGATCAGCTCTCTGGGCATCAATCCGCACGAGTGTGAGGCGATGTTCGAAGATATCCCGACGATCAAGCGCAAGACTGACTTCGTCGTGACCAATTCCCGTGGCCTACGCCGCGACATGGATTTGACTACCACTAAGGACAAGCAAGCATTCACCAAGAACCTCTTCCTTTTCGGTCAGTGCATGGAAGGCACACAGTTCTATGGCCTCTTCGGCATGGTGTTGTCGCTTTACCGCCAGAACAAGTTCCCAGGTATCGGCCAGATGTTCCGCTACACGCTGCGCGACGAGTCCAACCACATTGAGGTCTTCCGTAACTTGATCATGGATTTGGTTGAAGAGAATGAAGATGTCTGGACACCTGAGTTTAAAGAGGAGCTACGCGACTTGATGCGCGAAGCCATTTCTCTAGAGAAAGACTTCATCCGCGACTGCTTGCCGGTCAATTCCGTCGGCCTCAGTGCAGATGAGTTCTGCCAATACTGTGATTACATCGCAGACCGCCGCCTCGAAGACGTTGGCCTCGAGCCGCTGTCTCCTGGTGCCGAAAACCCATTCCCATGGCTTGCGGAGATGATGGATATTAAGAAGGAGCAAAACTTCTTCGAAGGTCGAGTCACTGAATACCAGAAGGCATCTGCCCTTGGTCAATTCGACGACGACGATCTGTAA